The proteins below come from a single Oxyura jamaicensis isolate SHBP4307 breed ruddy duck chromosome 1, BPBGC_Ojam_1.0, whole genome shotgun sequence genomic window:
- the LOC118160330 gene encoding tetraspanin-7-like: MTALKLSLMAFSFVFWAAGLTMLVIGLWAKVWLGGYLALSASDYPNAPATLLATGTAVIVWGFLGCFSAATEHRGLLRTYGAFLSAVLVAGLTAGLSGLLYRQDVARGFQEGLRQALNTYGEDEAKADALDALQRAFACCGVESYRDWLTTPWALQQNGSVPLSCCRGRRGCQLSLPNVYGLHRDGCFGKVSAFVSSNMFSVATAALGLAALQVIGIVLACLMAARIPAHPLGIASPC; this comes from the coding sequence ATGACGGCGCTCAAGCTGTCCCTCATGGCCTTCAGCTTCGTCTTCTGGGCAGCCGGGCTGACCATGCTCGTCATCGGCCTCTGGGCCAAGGTGTGGCTGGGTGGCTACCTGGCGCTGTCGGCCAGTGACTACCCCAATGCCCCTGCCACCCTCTTGGCTACGGGCACCGCCGTCATTGTCTGGGGCTTCCTGGGCTGCTTCAGCGCTGCCACGGAGCACCGGGGTCTCCTGCGCACCTACGGCGCCTTCCTGAGCGCCGTGCTGGTGGCCGGACTGACCGCAGGGCTCTCGGGGCTCCTCTACCGCCAGGACGTGGCGCGGGGTTTCCAGGAAGGGCTGCGCCAAGCCCTGAACACCTATGGTGAGGACGAGGCGAAGGCGGACGCCCTGGATGCCTTGCAGCGTGCCTTTGCTTGCTGCGGTGTGGAGAGCTACCGCGACTGGCTCACGACACCCTGGGCACTCCAGCAAAATGGTTCGGTGCCCCTTAGCTGCtgccggggccggcggggctgCCAGCTGAGCCTACCCAACGTGTACGGGTTGCACCGCGATGGCTGCTTCGGCAAGGTCTCGGCCTTCGTCAGCAGCAACATGTTTTCTGTTGCcactgctgccctggggcttGCGGCGCTGCAGGTGATTGGCATTGTGCTGGCCTGCCTGATGGCTGCCCGCATCCCTGCCCACCCACTGGGCATCGCCTCCCCATGCTGA